The Candidatus Koribacter versatilis Ellin345 genome has a segment encoding these proteins:
- a CDS encoding GAF domain-containing sensor histidine kinase, whose translation MSGLNPELAAHVDASEHAIRLLARENKILEFIARGASLEKVLTEIAHAAEEYCDTEVRCSILLLDESGTRLMHGAAPSLPDTYNKLIHGTAIGPEVGSCGKAAFCKKPVFVEDIDTAPSWSALKHLALPLGLRGAWSMPIFASNGDVLGTLGIYTLEPASPTDRARQAIDLLARTAGIAIERHRSESQRLRYQKQIETLNDTGILLAAERDLHKIVQAATDTAREFSGAAFGAFFYNEIRADGESYMLYTLSGAPREAFEKFPMPRNTAVFGPTFAGEGTVRLADVRKDPRYGKNAPYHGMPEGHLPVCSYLAVPVVSRSGKVLGGLFFGHSEPNRFTLEAQHLVESIAAQAAAAIDNAQLNDRIARQLASSEEVQQRLAIAQQAAQLATWELDFRTDEIRFSPGSWPVFGCDPSEIKSRADWERQIHPDDRDIVRNELESCVQNAKAYFVEYRVQSPLGVRWVQGRGHVVYHAETARPERLIVLSIDITERKLADEALRISDQKFREAQKAANMGTWFWDIPTDKVTWSMEVPSFDAAVSADRLKNWVNAVHPDDRPAVVAELDRALRQGGPFKIEHRLIRQDGAQRWSFTQGQIMLGEDGTALSGLGITMDTTARREAETELKRAEERFNLAVDAADLGFWYCDLPFDVLGWDERVKEHFWLPPDAKVTVDDFYRILHPEDRERTRQAIETSINQKKRYDVDHRAVSPTGEVRWVRAVGRGFYDETGNPVRFDGVTMDITERRKAEEALRSSEKLAATGRLAATIAHEINNPLEAVTNFIYLAKTTDGVSDQVRSYLEIADQELGRVSHIARQTLGFYRDSSGPILMSVPDIVQDVVNLYQRKLLYKSLELKLDVQSDLTIRGLAGEMRQVLANLLVNAIDASNDGGRIWIRARRVVDLKTGGKAVRLTVGDSGIGMNEEVRKKLFTPFFTTKSDVGTGLGLWVTRGMVEKAKGRIRVRSRQGIGTVFSMLFPSTKYPPPSVQPA comes from the coding sequence ATGAGTGGATTAAATCCTGAACTCGCTGCGCACGTCGATGCGTCCGAACACGCCATTCGTCTTCTCGCGCGCGAAAACAAAATTCTCGAGTTCATAGCGCGCGGCGCCTCTCTGGAGAAGGTGTTAACAGAGATTGCGCACGCCGCCGAGGAGTACTGCGACACCGAAGTTCGTTGCTCGATCCTCTTGCTCGACGAGTCAGGAACGCGCTTGATGCACGGCGCTGCGCCTAGCCTTCCCGATACATATAACAAGCTGATTCATGGCACCGCGATTGGTCCCGAAGTCGGCTCCTGCGGCAAGGCCGCGTTCTGCAAGAAGCCGGTTTTCGTCGAAGACATTGACACTGCGCCCTCCTGGTCCGCGCTGAAGCACCTCGCGTTGCCGCTTGGACTGCGCGGCGCCTGGTCCATGCCGATCTTTGCATCGAATGGCGATGTTCTTGGCACGCTCGGTATCTACACCCTTGAACCTGCGTCACCGACCGACCGGGCGCGCCAGGCTATCGATCTTCTCGCTCGCACTGCGGGCATCGCAATCGAGCGTCATCGCTCCGAATCGCAGCGGCTGCGCTATCAGAAACAAATTGAGACGCTCAACGACACGGGCATTCTCCTTGCTGCCGAGCGCGACCTCCACAAGATCGTGCAGGCGGCAACGGACACCGCGCGAGAATTCAGCGGTGCCGCTTTCGGAGCGTTTTTCTACAACGAAATCCGCGCCGATGGCGAGAGCTACATGTTGTACACGCTCTCTGGCGCACCCCGCGAAGCCTTCGAGAAATTTCCCATGCCGCGCAATACCGCCGTCTTCGGCCCAACGTTCGCCGGCGAAGGCACGGTGCGGCTGGCGGATGTGCGCAAGGATCCGCGATATGGCAAGAACGCTCCCTACCACGGCATGCCGGAAGGGCACCTGCCCGTGTGCAGCTATCTCGCGGTGCCGGTGGTTTCGCGCTCGGGGAAGGTGCTCGGCGGACTGTTCTTTGGCCATTCTGAGCCGAACCGGTTCACCCTGGAAGCACAGCACCTGGTCGAGAGCATCGCCGCGCAGGCAGCGGCCGCCATCGACAACGCACAGCTCAACGATCGTATTGCGAGACAGTTGGCTTCATCCGAGGAAGTGCAGCAGCGGCTCGCTATCGCCCAGCAGGCGGCGCAGCTCGCGACCTGGGAACTGGATTTCCGTACCGATGAAATCCGGTTCTCGCCGGGCAGCTGGCCGGTGTTCGGGTGCGACCCGTCGGAGATCAAGAGCCGCGCCGATTGGGAGCGTCAAATCCATCCCGACGACCGCGACATCGTCCGCAACGAGCTCGAGAGCTGCGTCCAGAATGCCAAAGCCTACTTCGTGGAGTATCGCGTCCAGAGCCCGCTCGGTGTGCGATGGGTGCAGGGGCGCGGCCACGTGGTGTATCACGCGGAAACCGCGCGCCCGGAGCGCCTGATCGTCCTCAGCATCGACATAACCGAACGCAAGCTTGCCGACGAAGCCCTGCGCATCAGCGACCAGAAGTTCCGCGAGGCGCAGAAGGCCGCCAACATGGGCACCTGGTTCTGGGACATCCCGACCGACAAAGTCACGTGGTCCATGGAGGTCCCTTCCTTCGACGCTGCAGTCTCCGCCGACCGGCTGAAGAACTGGGTGAACGCGGTCCACCCCGACGACCGCCCCGCCGTTGTTGCCGAACTCGATCGTGCGCTTCGTCAGGGCGGCCCCTTCAAGATCGAGCATCGCCTTATCAGGCAAGACGGCGCTCAGCGGTGGTCGTTCACGCAAGGCCAGATCATGCTGGGTGAGGATGGCACAGCGCTTTCGGGTCTCGGCATCACCATGGACACGACCGCGCGGCGCGAGGCGGAGACGGAACTCAAGCGTGCCGAGGAGCGCTTCAACCTCGCCGTGGACGCCGCTGACCTGGGCTTCTGGTATTGCGACTTGCCGTTCGACGTTCTCGGTTGGGATGAGCGCGTGAAGGAGCACTTCTGGTTGCCGCCCGACGCCAAAGTCACGGTCGACGATTTCTATCGGATCCTCCATCCCGAGGACCGCGAACGAACCCGCCAGGCGATCGAAACCTCCATCAACCAAAAGAAGCGTTACGACGTTGACCATCGCGCTGTCTCGCCGACAGGCGAGGTGCGCTGGGTGCGCGCGGTGGGCCGCGGGTTCTACGACGAGACCGGGAACCCGGTGCGCTTCGACGGCGTGACCATGGACATCACCGAGCGGCGCAAAGCGGAAGAGGCGTTGCGCAGTTCCGAGAAGCTCGCCGCGACCGGACGCCTTGCTGCGACCATCGCGCACGAGATCAACAATCCTCTCGAAGCGGTCACGAACTTCATCTATCTCGCCAAGACGACCGACGGCGTCTCAGACCAGGTTCGCTCCTATCTGGAGATTGCTGACCAGGAACTGGGCCGCGTATCGCACATCGCGCGGCAGACGCTCGGCTTCTATCGCGACAGCAGCGGCCCAATCCTGATGAGCGTTCCCGACATCGTGCAGGACGTCGTGAACCTCTACCAGCGCAAGCTGCTCTACAAGTCGCTCGAACTCAAGCTCGACGTGCAGTCGGACCTCACGATCCGCGGCCTCGCCGGCGAAATGCGCCAGGTGCTTGCGAATTTGCTCGTGAACGCGATCGACGCGTCGAACGACGGCGGCCGCATCTGGATCCGAGCGCGCCGCGTGGTAGACCTCAAGACCGGCGGCAAAGCGGTGCGGCTCACCGTGGGCGATTCAGGCATCGGCATGAATGAAGAAGTTCGCAAAAAACTTTTCACGCCGTTCTTCACCACCAAGTCCGACGTCGGCACCGGCCTCGGCCTGTGGGTCACGCGCGGCATGGTCGAGAAAGCGAAGGGAAGAAT
- the acs gene encoding acetate--CoA ligase, giving the protein MSSATHSNIDSILQENRKFEPPAEFSRHAHIKSLEEYEKLYKQAADDPEGFWAEVAKELHWFKPWTKVLEWDAPWAKWFVGAEANLSYNCLDRHVLGGRRHKAAFIWEGEPGDVRTLTYQQLWLEVQKFANVLLDLGIKKGDRVAIYMGMVPELPVAMLACARIGATHSVIFGGFSANALVDRITDQQAVAVITQDGSWRRGNEVKLKVAVDEALEKCPTVKHVVVYKRTASAINMKEGRDHWWHDLMAKAKDHCPAEPLDAEHPLYILYTSGTTGKPKGIVHTTGGYAVGTYYTTKMVFDLKEDDTFWCTADIGWVTGHSYIVYGPLQTGATTVMYEGAPNFPDLDRFWALVAKHKVTVFYTAPTAIRTFMKWGAEYPNRHDMSTLRLLGSVGEPINPEAWMWYRDVIGKDRCPIVDTWWQTETGAIMISPLPGAIATKPGSATKPLPGIIAEVVTRAGEKVPLGSGGFLVIKKPWPSMMRTIYGDPERYKHQYWSDIPGVYFTGDGAREDKDGYFWIMGRVDDVLNVSGHRLSTMEIESALVAHPKVAEAAVVGRPDEMKGQAVSAFVTLESGSKPSPELKEELRAWVAKEIGSMAKPDDIRFTDTLPKTRSGKIMRRLLRELATGGDVKGDTTTLEDFTVIAKLKEDEQ; this is encoded by the coding sequence ATGTCCTCAGCCACGCACTCCAATATTGATTCCATTCTTCAGGAAAATCGCAAATTCGAACCGCCTGCTGAGTTCAGCCGTCACGCCCACATCAAGTCGCTCGAGGAATACGAGAAACTCTACAAGCAGGCCGCTGACGACCCTGAAGGATTTTGGGCTGAAGTCGCGAAGGAACTGCACTGGTTCAAGCCGTGGACCAAAGTTCTGGAGTGGGACGCACCCTGGGCGAAGTGGTTCGTCGGCGCTGAGGCCAACCTTTCCTACAACTGTCTCGACCGCCACGTGCTCGGCGGACGCCGCCACAAGGCCGCGTTCATTTGGGAAGGCGAACCCGGCGACGTGCGCACGCTGACCTATCAGCAGCTCTGGCTCGAAGTGCAGAAGTTCGCCAACGTTCTGCTGGATCTTGGGATCAAGAAGGGTGATCGCGTTGCGATTTATATGGGTATGGTGCCGGAACTGCCCGTTGCGATGCTCGCCTGCGCGCGCATCGGCGCGACGCACTCCGTGATCTTCGGTGGCTTTTCGGCGAACGCGCTGGTGGACCGCATCACCGACCAGCAGGCCGTCGCCGTCATTACGCAGGATGGCTCATGGCGTCGCGGCAACGAAGTGAAGTTGAAAGTCGCAGTAGACGAGGCGCTGGAAAAGTGCCCAACCGTGAAACACGTCGTGGTCTATAAGCGCACGGCAAGCGCCATCAACATGAAAGAGGGTCGCGACCACTGGTGGCACGATCTCATGGCGAAGGCGAAGGACCACTGCCCCGCCGAGCCGCTCGACGCCGAGCATCCGCTCTACATCCTCTATACGTCGGGGACCACCGGCAAGCCGAAGGGAATCGTCCACACCACTGGCGGCTACGCAGTCGGCACCTACTACACGACCAAGATGGTCTTCGATCTCAAGGAAGACGATACCTTCTGGTGCACTGCCGATATCGGTTGGGTCACGGGCCACAGCTACATCGTTTACGGTCCGCTGCAAACCGGCGCCACGACGGTGATGTACGAAGGCGCGCCGAACTTCCCGGACCTCGATCGTTTCTGGGCGCTCGTCGCCAAGCACAAGGTCACCGTCTTCTACACCGCCCCGACCGCGATTCGCACCTTCATGAAGTGGGGCGCGGAATATCCCAACCGTCATGACATGAGCACTCTAAGATTGCTCGGCAGCGTTGGTGAGCCGATCAACCCCGAAGCCTGGATGTGGTACCGCGACGTCATCGGGAAAGATCGTTGTCCGATCGTTGATACCTGGTGGCAGACCGAGACTGGCGCCATCATGATCTCGCCGCTGCCTGGCGCGATCGCCACCAAGCCGGGTTCGGCGACCAAGCCGCTGCCCGGAATCATCGCGGAAGTCGTAACCCGTGCCGGCGAGAAAGTACCGCTCGGCTCGGGCGGGTTCCTCGTCATCAAGAAACCGTGGCCCTCGATGATGCGCACCATCTACGGCGATCCCGAGCGCTACAAGCACCAGTATTGGTCTGATATTCCGGGCGTGTACTTCACGGGTGATGGTGCTCGCGAAGACAAGGACGGCTACTTCTGGATCATGGGTCGCGTGGACGACGTGCTGAACGTCTCCGGCCATCGCCTGAGCACCATGGAAATCGAGTCCGCGCTGGTGGCACATCCGAAGGTCGCGGAAGCCGCGGTCGTTGGCCGCCCAGACGAGATGAAAGGTCAGGCAGTATCGGCGTTCGTCACGCTGGAATCCGGTAGCAAGCCCTCGCCTGAACTGAAGGAAGAACTCCGCGCCTGGGTAGCCAAGGAAATCGGTTCCATGGCGAAGCCCGATGACATCCGCTTTACGGACACGCTCCCCAAGACCCGCAGCGGCAAGATCATGCGCCGTCTGCTCCGTGAACTGGCAACGGGAGGCGATGTAAAGGGCGACACCACGACCTTGGAAGATTTCACCGTCATCGCCAAGCTCAAGGAAGATGAACAGTAG
- the acs gene encoding acetate--CoA ligase, with translation MSTVAPAPGVQSYVAKEEQYDAPQIVVKEALLQHWDEEYARSIADNDAFWGEYAKNFRWTKPFQTVSEANGAHHKWFLGGKTNITLNALDRHAKSERRNRVAYIWLCEDGSERVVTYGQLYRMVCRFANGLRSIDVNKGDRVVIYMPLTIECIVAMLACARVGAIHSVVYAGLGHQALRDRIEDAQAKVVIAGECTYRRGKTVALKPIVDEAIDGLEFVEHVVVYQRSKGQFEAASRREIDFFALMKFSSECPAEEMDAEDPLFILYTSGTTGKPKGVVHVHGGFMVGTTYHLRSFLDIGEQDIFWNTSDTGWIVGHSYIVYAPLCAGVTTLLREGAIDYPEPSAAWQIIERYGVTKMFTAPTAIRMFMRFGESLPLSYDLTTLRVVACAGEPLNPEAWRWAQTYIAGDGKWGYVIDNWWQTELGGPTLGTPVTKAMRAGKAGLPLPGVEADVVDMEGKRSPDGVQGRLILKRPFPHMMRTIWKNDARWEREWQEIPGCYMTGDVAVRDKDGYIAVIGRADDVLNVAGHRIGTAEVESALVSHPAVAEAAAIGIPDALKGESIKAFVQLRAGHNASDNLKAALVDHVRRELGPIATPSAIDFVPSLPKTRSGKIMRRLLKARETGADIGDLSTLEQ, from the coding sequence ATGTCCACGGTTGCGCCCGCACCCGGCGTTCAGAGTTACGTAGCCAAAGAAGAGCAGTACGACGCCCCGCAGATCGTGGTCAAAGAGGCCCTGCTCCAGCACTGGGACGAGGAATACGCGCGCTCGATCGCCGACAACGACGCCTTCTGGGGCGAATACGCGAAGAACTTTCGCTGGACCAAACCATTTCAAACAGTGAGCGAGGCGAACGGCGCGCACCACAAGTGGTTTCTCGGCGGCAAGACTAACATCACGCTAAACGCCCTCGATCGTCATGCGAAGTCGGAGCGCCGCAATCGAGTTGCTTACATCTGGCTCTGCGAAGACGGCTCAGAGCGGGTCGTGACTTATGGCCAGCTCTATCGCATGGTGTGCCGCTTCGCCAACGGCCTGCGTTCGATTGACGTCAACAAGGGCGATCGCGTTGTGATCTACATGCCGCTCACCATCGAATGCATCGTCGCGATGCTGGCATGCGCCCGTGTCGGTGCGATTCACTCGGTTGTCTATGCAGGTCTGGGTCACCAGGCACTTCGCGATCGCATTGAAGATGCGCAGGCGAAGGTCGTCATCGCCGGTGAATGTACCTATCGTCGCGGTAAGACGGTCGCGTTGAAACCGATCGTGGATGAAGCGATTGACGGCCTGGAGTTCGTTGAGCACGTCGTCGTGTACCAGCGCAGCAAGGGGCAATTCGAAGCCGCGAGCAGACGCGAGATCGATTTCTTCGCGCTGATGAAGTTTTCCTCGGAATGTCCGGCGGAAGAGATGGACGCCGAGGATCCGCTGTTCATCCTCTATACCTCGGGAACCACGGGAAAACCGAAGGGTGTGGTCCACGTCCACGGCGGATTCATGGTTGGCACCACCTATCACCTGCGCAGCTTCCTCGATATCGGCGAGCAGGACATTTTCTGGAACACTTCGGACACCGGCTGGATCGTTGGCCACTCCTACATCGTGTATGCGCCGCTCTGCGCGGGTGTCACCACTCTTTTGCGCGAAGGCGCGATTGATTATCCCGAACCCTCTGCGGCGTGGCAGATCATCGAGCGCTACGGCGTGACCAAGATGTTCACGGCGCCGACAGCCATCCGCATGTTTATGCGCTTCGGCGAATCGCTGCCGTTGTCTTACGACCTGACAACACTGCGCGTAGTCGCCTGCGCGGGCGAGCCGCTGAATCCCGAAGCTTGGCGCTGGGCGCAGACCTATATCGCCGGCGACGGCAAATGGGGATACGTCATTGATAACTGGTGGCAGACCGAACTCGGCGGTCCGACCCTTGGTACGCCCGTCACCAAGGCCATGCGCGCTGGTAAAGCTGGATTGCCGCTGCCCGGTGTCGAAGCCGACGTGGTGGACATGGAAGGGAAGCGTTCGCCCGATGGTGTGCAGGGCCGATTGATCTTGAAACGACCTTTCCCGCACATGATGCGCACAATCTGGAAGAACGACGCCCGCTGGGAACGCGAGTGGCAGGAGATCCCCGGCTGCTACATGACCGGCGACGTCGCCGTTCGCGACAAAGATGGCTACATCGCGGTGATCGGCCGCGCCGACGACGTGCTCAACGTCGCAGGCCACCGTATTGGTACCGCGGAAGTGGAAAGCGCCTTGGTTTCGCACCCGGCGGTTGCGGAAGCCGCAGCGATTGGCATCCCCGACGCGCTGAAGGGCGAGTCCATCAAGGCTTTCGTGCAGCTCCGCGCCGGCCACAACGCCAGCGACAACCTGAAAGCCGCGCTGGTGGACCACGTTCGCCGCGAACTTGGCCCGATCGCCACGCCGTCAGCGATTGACTTCGTTCCATCACTACCGAAAACACGAAGCGGCAAGATCATGCGCCGGTTGTTAAAGGCGCGTGAAACCGGAGCGGACATCGGCGATCTTTCGACACTGGAGCAGTAG
- a CDS encoding glycoside hydrolase family 18 protein: MTLAKRVFGLLLIVFVSLPAFAAGRKRLLAYYPDWAKDQTPAYDASKIPYTKLTHILHAFLLLDPSGNGALQIDPELIEPALTRNAHKAGVKVMISIGGADAEQATAFATIAASAHLRNTFAKNLHAFLVAHDYDGVDIDWEVPNAPDDTTHCTQLMEALRHELPSPRWLISMAIPSDPRGYGTGFDVPALAPLLDFINVMTYDFTGPWMDEAGLNSPLYQDPNDPEQAGSLKTSMDLFHGIYGVPRAKLNIGTAFYGYEFDNVRRLWNYCPSGDCSAAPSWNYGTYIKQRVNAKGWKRYWDGSAQSPYLLYQGTGGKDGLISYDDPISTALKTYYVLKTRDFGGMFMWDLSGDYDGKSQDLLDAMYAVSALVSH, translated from the coding sequence ATGACGCTTGCGAAACGAGTTTTTGGGTTGTTACTGATCGTCTTTGTATCGCTTCCCGCGTTCGCGGCAGGGCGCAAGCGGCTGCTCGCCTACTATCCCGATTGGGCGAAAGACCAAACGCCCGCGTACGACGCGTCGAAAATTCCCTACACCAAACTCACGCATATCCTGCATGCGTTTCTGCTGCTCGATCCATCGGGAAACGGCGCGCTGCAAATCGATCCCGAACTGATCGAGCCTGCGCTGACCCGCAACGCACATAAGGCCGGCGTGAAAGTAATGATCTCGATCGGCGGCGCCGATGCCGAACAGGCCACCGCGTTCGCAACCATCGCCGCCAGCGCGCATTTGCGCAATACATTTGCGAAGAACCTGCATGCATTCCTTGTCGCGCACGACTACGACGGTGTGGACATTGACTGGGAGGTTCCCAACGCGCCCGACGACACAACGCACTGCACGCAGCTGATGGAAGCCCTCCGTCATGAATTGCCCTCGCCACGCTGGTTGATCTCGATGGCGATTCCCTCGGATCCGCGCGGATATGGGACAGGCTTCGATGTCCCTGCACTGGCGCCGCTTCTCGACTTCATTAACGTGATGACCTACGACTTCACCGGGCCGTGGATGGACGAAGCCGGACTGAACTCTCCGCTCTACCAGGACCCGAACGACCCCGAGCAGGCGGGAAGCCTGAAGACTTCGATGGACCTGTTTCACGGGATCTACGGAGTGCCGCGTGCGAAGCTGAACATCGGCACGGCGTTCTACGGCTATGAGTTCGATAACGTGCGGCGGCTTTGGAACTACTGTCCGAGTGGCGATTGCAGTGCTGCCCCGTCGTGGAACTACGGCACGTACATCAAGCAGCGGGTGAATGCGAAAGGCTGGAAGCGCTATTGGGACGGCTCAGCGCAGTCGCCGTACCTGTTGTATCAAGGCACGGGCGGCAAGGATGGGCTGATTAGCTACGACGATCCGATCTCGACCGCGTTGAAGACGTACTACGTTCTGAAGACGCGGGACTTTGGCGGAATGTTTATGTGGGACCTCAGTGGCGATTACGACGGGAAATCACAAGACCTGCTCGATGCGATGTACGCGGTTTCAGCGCTTGTAAGTCACTAG
- a CDS encoding response regulator transcription factor: MPHVLLVEDNRAEAELLDEYLQLYGMDVEHVTDGSFALDALRNHRHPLDGLVLDLNLPFVNGYEILRTLKREPKLRPKRVIVTSHLKAKNEIDVCMYMGADAYVAKNPDPVLFANDLWRALAPAES; encoded by the coding sequence ATGCCCCATGTCCTGCTGGTGGAAGACAACCGCGCCGAAGCGGAACTGCTAGACGAATATCTTCAGCTCTACGGAATGGATGTAGAGCACGTCACCGACGGCAGTTTTGCCTTGGATGCCCTGCGCAACCATCGCCACCCTCTCGACGGCCTCGTACTCGACCTGAACCTGCCGTTCGTGAACGGTTATGAGATCCTGCGAACCCTGAAGCGTGAGCCCAAATTGCGCCCGAAGCGCGTCATTGTCACCAGCCACCTGAAGGCGAAAAACGAGATCGACGTCTGCATGTACATGGGTGCGGACGCATACGTCGCCAAGAATCCCGATCCCGTACTTTTCGCTAACGATCTCTGGCGGGCGCTTGCACCGGCTGAGAGCTAG